The Lutibacter sp. Hel_I_33_5 genome has a window encoding:
- the ftsA gene encoding cell division protein FtsA has translation MENNKIAVGLDIGTTKIVAMIGRKNEYGKLEILGIGKAKSLGVKRGVVSNITQTIQSIQQAVDESESVSSTKIDEVVVGIAGQHIRSLHHSDYITRANADEVIDENDIENLVNQVHKLVMLPGEEIIHVLPQEFKVDSQADIKEPIGMYGGRLEANFHVVVGQVSSIRNIGRCVKSAGLNLADITLEPLASASAVLSQEEKEAGVALIDIGGGTTDLAIFKDGIIRHTAVIPFGGNVITDDIKEGCSIIEKQAELLKIKFGSAWPGENKETEIVSIPGLRGREPKEITLKNLSKIIHARVQEIIEHVYLEIKNYGHETAKGKLIAGIVLTGGGSQLNHLRQLVEYITGMDARIGYPNEHLAGESDESLSSPSYATAVGLLMEGLENHAREEAEEEVVEEIETSTEENVAVEEEKPVEKKQPKKKSFFEKFTDGLKDFLDNAE, from the coding sequence ATGGAAAACAATAAAATAGCAGTTGGTTTAGACATTGGTACTACCAAAATTGTTGCCATGATTGGTCGTAAAAACGAGTACGGTAAATTAGAGATTTTAGGAATAGGTAAGGCTAAAAGTTTAGGTGTAAAACGTGGTGTGGTAAGTAATATTACACAAACCATACAATCTATTCAACAAGCTGTTGATGAATCGGAAAGTGTTTCTAGTACTAAGATAGATGAAGTTGTAGTTGGTATTGCTGGACAGCATATTAGAAGTTTGCATCATAGTGATTATATCACAAGAGCAAATGCAGATGAAGTAATTGATGAAAACGATATTGAGAATTTAGTAAATCAAGTTCATAAATTAGTGATGTTGCCAGGAGAAGAAATTATTCATGTGTTACCACAAGAATTTAAAGTGGATTCTCAAGCGGATATCAAAGAGCCAATCGGAATGTACGGTGGGCGTTTAGAAGCTAATTTTCATGTAGTTGTTGGACAAGTTTCATCAATCAGAAATATTGGTCGTTGTGTAAAAAGTGCCGGTTTAAATCTAGCGGATATCACTTTAGAACCATTAGCTTCAGCATCAGCAGTATTAAGTCAAGAAGAAAAAGAAGCTGGTGTAGCTTTGATTGATATTGGTGGTGGAACAACAGATTTAGCCATTTTTAAAGACGGAATCATTCGTCATACAGCAGTAATTCCTTTTGGTGGAAATGTAATTACAGATGATATTAAAGAAGGTTGTTCTATTATAGAAAAGCAAGCTGAATTATTAAAAATAAAGTTTGGATCTGCATGGCCAGGAGAAAATAAAGAAACAGAAATTGTTTCTATTCCAGGACTTAGAGGAAGAGAACCTAAAGAAATTACTTTAAAGAATTTATCAAAAATAATACATGCTAGGGTTCAAGAAATTATTGAGCATGTGTATTTAGAAATAAAAAATTACGGTCACGAAACTGCAAAAGGAAAATTAATTGCAGGGATTGTACTTACTGGTGGTGGTTCACAATTAAACCATTTACGTCAGTTAGTAGAATATATTACCGGAATGGATGCAAGAATAGGCTATCCAAACGAACATTTAGCAGGAGAATCTGATGAATCACTTTCTAGTCCGTCTTATGCAACTGCAGTTGGGTTGTTAATGGAAGGATTAGAAAATCATGCAAGAGAAGAGGCTGAAGAAGAAGTTGTTGAAGAAATTGAAACTTCAACAGAAGAAAATGTAGCCGTAGAAGAAGAAAAACCAGTAGAGAAAAAACAGCCTAAAAAGAAATCTTTCTTTGAGAAATTCACAGACGGATTAAAAGATTTTTTAGACAACGCAGAATAA
- the ftsZ gene encoding cell division protein FtsZ produces the protein MSADFNNISFEMPKAQSNTIKVIGVGGGGSNAVNHMFTQHIKGVDFVICNTDSQALENSPIPNKIQLGVNLTSGLGAGANPEVGEKAAKESMQEIQQMLNTQTKMVFITAGMGGGTGTGAAPIIAKIAKDMDILTVGIVTMPFQFEGRMRSKQAQLGIDQLRNNVDSLIVINNNKLREVYGNLGFKAGFSKADEVLSTAAKGIAEVITHHYKQNIDLHDAKTVLSNSGTAIMGSAKEEGTNRAKNAIVKALDSPLLNDNKITGAKNVLLLIVSGGSEVTLDEIGEINDFIQTEAGYDANIIMGIGEDEELGDAISVTIVATGFAADQQNTITNTEAKKIIHTLEGEQKATYDFEDKKVEKASVLEEPIAPSVEKKIVHVLEDNVEEVVEETNPLIQTTEAIKNINVVFDEVVEEVSEDDFVITNATTIEAPVVEEKLEVQADLLFDLPLNSFEEVTAEEEIVHEITAEEINQVEVLDEQEIVAEKEEVEETRFVLEDFEVQPTIGKSSTISKSDEVVEVEEGLNFELKTATPQNEINQIETESEEVSPLSLTIAELENRAELRREKMKGFNYKFTEQVNKNIDDIERQPAYKRMGVDLDQNNAISKSKTTLSTENDDIQLNSNNSFLHDNVD, from the coding sequence ATGAGCGCAGATTTCAATAACATTTCGTTTGAAATGCCTAAAGCACAATCTAATACCATAAAAGTGATTGGTGTTGGTGGTGGTGGAAGTAATGCAGTAAATCACATGTTTACCCAACATATTAAAGGGGTAGATTTTGTAATCTGTAATACAGACTCTCAGGCATTAGAAAACAGTCCAATTCCAAACAAAATTCAGTTAGGTGTAAACTTAACATCAGGTTTAGGAGCTGGAGCAAATCCAGAAGTAGGAGAGAAGGCAGCTAAAGAAAGCATGCAAGAAATTCAGCAAATGTTAAACACGCAAACCAAGATGGTATTTATTACTGCTGGTATGGGTGGAGGAACAGGTACTGGTGCTGCGCCAATTATTGCTAAGATTGCCAAGGATATGGATATTTTAACAGTAGGAATTGTTACTATGCCATTTCAGTTTGAAGGGAGAATGCGCTCGAAACAAGCTCAATTAGGAATTGATCAATTACGTAATAATGTAGATTCTTTAATCGTAATCAACAATAATAAACTTCGTGAAGTATATGGAAACCTTGGTTTTAAAGCAGGTTTTTCTAAAGCAGATGAAGTGTTGTCTACTGCAGCAAAAGGAATTGCAGAAGTAATTACACATCACTATAAGCAAAATATAGATTTACACGATGCTAAAACGGTACTGTCTAATAGTGGAACAGCAATTATGGGTTCTGCAAAAGAAGAAGGAACTAATAGAGCTAAGAATGCGATTGTAAAAGCGTTAGATTCTCCGTTATTAAATGATAATAAAATTACAGGCGCTAAAAATGTACTGCTTTTAATTGTTTCTGGTGGCAGTGAGGTTACCTTAGATGAAATTGGAGAAATCAATGATTTTATTCAAACTGAAGCTGGATATGATGCTAATATAATTATGGGTATTGGTGAAGATGAAGAATTAGGTGATGCTATTTCCGTAACAATTGTTGCTACAGGTTTTGCAGCAGATCAACAAAATACAATTACCAATACTGAAGCTAAAAAAATAATTCATACGCTAGAAGGCGAACAAAAAGCAACCTATGATTTTGAAGATAAAAAGGTTGAAAAAGCATCAGTATTAGAAGAACCAATTGCTCCAAGTGTTGAAAAGAAAATAGTGCATGTTTTAGAAGATAATGTTGAAGAAGTAGTTGAAGAAACAAACCCTTTAATCCAAACAACAGAAGCAATTAAAAACATTAATGTTGTTTTTGATGAAGTTGTTGAAGAAGTTTCTGAAGACGATTTTGTTATCACCAACGCTACAACTATTGAAGCACCAGTAGTAGAAGAAAAACTTGAAGTTCAGGCAGATTTATTATTTGATTTACCATTAAATTCTTTTGAAGAAGTTACTGCAGAAGAAGAAATAGTACACGAAATTACTGCGGAAGAAATAAATCAAGTAGAAGTTCTTGATGAGCAAGAGATTGTTGCTGAGAAAGAAGAGGTTGAAGAAACAAGATTTGTTTTAGAAGATTTTGAAGTGCAGCCTACTATTGGTAAAAGTTCTACAATTTCTAAATCAGATGAAGTAGTGGAAGTTGAAGAAGGATTAAATTTCGAATTAAAAACTGCAACTCCACAAAACGAAATTAATCAGATAGAAACTGAAAGTGAAGAAGTGTCTCCGTTGAGTTTAACAATTGCAGAATTGGAAAATAGAGCAGAACTAAGACGTGAGAAAATGAAAGGTTTCAATTATAAATTTACAGAGCAAGTAAATAAAAACATAGATGATATAGAACGTCAGCCAGCTTATAAAAGAATGGGTGTAGATTTAGACCAAAACAATGCTATTAGTAAGTCTAAAACTACTTTGAGTACAGAGAATGATGATATTCAATTAAACTCAAACAATTCTTTTTTACATGACAATGTGGATTAA
- a CDS encoding pyridoxal phosphate-dependent aminotransferase, which translates to MSHPLSDRINSLPVSQTLAMAAKARELKAEGKDIISLSLGEPDFNTPDFIKNAAIEAINQDYNSYTPVDGYGELKEAICEKFKRDNNLNYAPNQIVVSTGAKQSIANIAQVLLNPGDEVILPAPYWVSYSAIATLCEAKYVEIPSSIDDDFKITPAQLEAAITPKTKMIFFNSPNNPSGSIYSESEYRALAAVLEKHPQIYILSDEIYEHINYGVTPFSFGAIESMFDRTITVNGLAKAYAMTGWRIGFIGAPQWIAKACTKMQGQITSGTNCIAQRAAITAVLASPTKVSYMVEEFKSRRDLVLDLLGKIDGLKLNVPEGAFYVFPDVSSFFGKTISGKQINNATDFSMLILEEANVATVTGDAFGAPNCIRLSYAASELQLREAIKRIEKVLV; encoded by the coding sequence ATGTCACATCCATTATCGGACAGAATTAACAGTTTACCTGTATCGCAAACTTTAGCAATGGCTGCTAAAGCAAGAGAATTAAAAGCAGAAGGAAAAGATATTATCAGTTTAAGTTTGGGAGAACCAGATTTTAATACGCCTGATTTTATTAAAAATGCTGCAATTGAAGCTATTAATCAAGATTACAACTCCTATACACCAGTTGATGGTTATGGTGAGTTAAAAGAAGCTATTTGCGAGAAATTTAAGCGAGATAACAACTTAAATTATGCACCAAATCAAATAGTCGTTTCAACGGGAGCAAAACAATCTATTGCAAACATAGCACAGGTTTTATTAAACCCTGGTGACGAAGTTATTTTACCTGCTCCATATTGGGTAAGTTATTCTGCAATTGCAACGTTGTGTGAAGCAAAATATGTTGAAATCCCTTCTTCTATTGATGATGATTTTAAAATTACACCAGCTCAATTAGAAGCAGCAATTACACCAAAAACAAAAATGATTTTCTTTAATTCTCCTAACAATCCAAGTGGGAGTATTTATAGCGAATCAGAATATAGAGCTTTAGCTGCTGTTTTAGAAAAGCATCCGCAGATTTATATTTTATCTGATGAAATTTATGAGCACATAAACTATGGAGTAACACCTTTTAGTTTTGGAGCGATCGAATCTATGTTTGATAGAACAATTACCGTAAACGGATTAGCAAAAGCTTATGCAATGACAGGTTGGAGAATCGGTTTTATTGGTGCTCCACAATGGATTGCTAAAGCATGTACTAAAATGCAAGGACAAATTACTTCCGGAACTAACTGTATTGCTCAACGAGCAGCAATTACAGCTGTTTTAGCATCGCCTACAAAAGTATCTTATATGGTAGAAGAATTTAAATCTCGTAGAGATTTAGTATTAGATCTACTAGGTAAAATTGATGGTTTAAAACTAAATGTACCTGAAGGTGCTTTTTATGTTTTTCCTGATGTTTCTAGCTTTTTTGGCAAAACTATTTCTGGTAAGCAAATTAATAATGCGACCGATTTTTCTATGCTTATCTTAGAAGAAGCAAATGTTGCAACGGTTACTGGTGACGCTTTTGGTGCACCAAACTGTATTAGATTATCCTATGCAGCATCAGAACTTCAATTAAGAGAAGCGATAAAAAGGATTGAAAAAGTTTTAGTATAA
- a CDS encoding acyl-CoA desaturase, whose protein sequence is MKTINFSRIDNAKFFRTLNKRVNTYFKENNLKRTGNWKLYTKAVLMFSLFLIPFILILTISMPQWVMALLMVITGIGMAGVGMNVMHDSNHESFSSRKWVNKLMGSSIYILAGNVYNWKVQHNVLHHTFTNVKDHDEDIDAGRIIRFSKHSKWLKIHKVQKYYSIFLYGLLTINWAITTDIKQMHSYLKRKLSYGKFPNPATEWTKLIVSKIVYYSLWIVLPLLVLNIAWWKILIGFFVMHYTAGMILSLVFQLAHIVPNTEMPIPDKDGNLEHTWAVHQLYTTSNFAPSNWLVNFYTGGLNHQVEHHIFPHISHVHYDKLSKIVRETTKEFNLPYNEYKTMTRAVIEHFKHLGVLGKNPELA, encoded by the coding sequence ATGAAAACTATTAACTTTTCTAGAATAGATAACGCTAAATTTTTTAGAACACTTAATAAAAGAGTGAATACCTATTTTAAAGAAAATAACTTAAAACGTACTGGTAACTGGAAGTTATACACCAAAGCAGTTCTAATGTTTTCGTTATTTTTAATTCCTTTTATTTTAATTTTAACAATATCAATGCCTCAGTGGGTAATGGCTTTATTAATGGTAATTACCGGTATTGGAATGGCTGGAGTTGGAATGAATGTGATGCACGATAGTAATCATGAATCCTTTTCTAGCAGAAAATGGGTAAACAAATTAATGGGGAGTAGTATTTATATTCTTGCAGGAAATGTTTATAACTGGAAAGTACAGCACAATGTTTTACATCATACATTTACCAATGTTAAAGATCATGATGAAGATATAGATGCGGGAAGAATCATTCGTTTTTCTAAACATTCTAAATGGTTAAAAATTCATAAGGTTCAGAAATATTATTCTATTTTTTTATATGGATTATTAACCATTAATTGGGCAATTACTACCGATATTAAACAAATGCATAGTTATTTAAAAAGAAAACTATCGTATGGTAAATTTCCAAACCCTGCTACTGAATGGACAAAGTTAATCGTCTCTAAAATTGTATATTATTCACTTTGGATCGTTTTACCTTTATTAGTTTTGAATATTGCTTGGTGGAAGATTTTAATAGGATTCTTTGTAATGCATTATACTGCCGGTATGATTTTAAGTCTAGTTTTTCAACTAGCACATATTGTACCTAATACAGAAATGCCAATACCTGATAAAGATGGAAATTTAGAACACACTTGGGCTGTCCATCAATTATATACAACATCGAACTTTGCTCCTAGTAATTGGCTAGTAAATTTCTATACGGGTGGATTAAATCATCAAGTTGAACATCATATTTTTCCACATATTTCTCATGTACATTACGACAAATTATCTAAAATTGTGCGAGAAACAACAAAAGAATTTAATTTGCCTTATAATGAGTATAAGACAATGACTAGAGCAGTAATTGAACATTTTAAACATTTAGGGGTTTTAGGTAAAAATCCTGAATTAGCATAA
- the rsmG gene encoding 16S rRNA (guanine(527)-N(7))-methyltransferase RsmG has translation MEIILKYFKNLSETQLEQFAKLQELYQDWNLKINVVSRKDIDELYLRHVLHSLGIAKVMQFKPGAKVMDVGTGGGFPGIPLAILFPETQFHLVDSIGKKIKVVNEVSAGLGLENVKTTHGRVEEVKDTYDFIVSRAVAQMETFVRWNKGKIAKKQNHDLKNGILYLKGGDLTEELKLYTSATVYNLPDYFEEDFFETKKVVHLGMKFKG, from the coding sequence ATGGAAATTATCCTTAAATATTTTAAAAACCTAAGTGAAACTCAGTTAGAACAGTTTGCAAAATTGCAAGAATTGTATCAAGATTGGAACCTGAAAATTAATGTGGTTTCTAGAAAAGATATCGACGAATTATATTTACGACATGTGTTGCATTCTCTTGGAATAGCAAAAGTGATGCAATTTAAACCAGGTGCAAAAGTGATGGATGTTGGTACAGGTGGCGGTTTTCCTGGGATTCCGTTAGCTATTTTATTTCCTGAAACACAGTTTCATTTGGTAGATTCTATAGGGAAAAAGATAAAAGTGGTGAACGAAGTTTCTGCTGGTTTAGGTTTAGAAAATGTAAAAACAACCCATGGAAGAGTTGAAGAGGTAAAAGACACCTACGACTTTATTGTGAGTAGAGCAGTTGCACAAATGGAAACTTTTGTACGTTGGAATAAAGGTAAAATTGCTAAAAAGCAAAACCACGATTTAAAAAACGGAATTCTTTATTTAAAAGGTGGCGATTTAACTGAAGAGTTAAAATTATACACTTCTGCTACTGTTTATAATTTGCCTGATTATTTTGAAGAAGACTTTTTTGAGACAAAAAAAGTGGTGCATTTAGGGATGAAGTTTAAAGGGTAA
- a CDS encoding PEP/pyruvate-binding domain-containing protein, translating into MSDKLKITVYFFIICIFFYFQKTNAQIPIHSVISDVVSDIPLKNVNVRFQNSNVIYKSDSNGYFYLKVDSNEKNQEFKGYLFTDGNTLHSFFNTTFNIYIYDSLGKTLYQKNNASERDNISLNNLKTGSYFIKIFSPKGNYIYRLFLSPDKNHISKLKSNSRNYIQKSDSIIFTKENYFKRKLSLSDDRFYNKRGIKLLRKKYENLYYFEELIDENAFVMVADQPSKTHLSGVESLKAIFDSRKNIMYYMNSKKYKLHYTFSKEQLEYKHSHDQYIKEQYSNNSNRYLFPITINYFKNLNIYTFEFFSSDGANCEDVYRIYNKISESSYLKDNLYFYTTNTSWENCKEIPIIGANELFEGQNYQALNIAEGYGYLKKIDVKDISSVNLQKHNIVLTNGIPIDIPVISGIITTEFQTHLSHINVLSYNRGTPNMTLRDGYKDKTLNDLNGKLVYLKVDTDSFQIRKATIEEATAFWNKNEPKNIITLDKDTQNYGIIDLENVSIKDVNKIGGKAANFAEILKAFKREGKTAPVPENYFAIPFYYYEEHLKENGIDTYIDTILNQSEFKTNTEFRKSMLDKIRDSIKNSPLNQKLLSNVLNKMTSDSRFTSYRFRSSTNAEDLEGFNGAGLYSSSSGKLNHDRKTPTRAIKKVWASLWNFRAFEERDYFKINHLSTAMGILVHRSFPDEDANGVVITRNIFNRNHAFVVNVQFKEISVVDADPGIIPDQVIIYTFSSNNNKYTLEYNTFSNVITDTSNHVMSDEELYKLGDYLTIINTYFYSRVYNCNCDYIDFGLDIEFKVDSTIENRYLYIKQARPY; encoded by the coding sequence ATGAGTGACAAACTTAAAATCACTGTTTATTTTTTTATTATATGTATATTTTTTTATTTTCAAAAAACGAATGCACAAATACCGATACATTCAGTAATTAGTGATGTAGTTTCTGATATTCCATTAAAAAATGTTAATGTTAGATTTCAAAATTCAAATGTAATTTACAAAAGTGACTCTAACGGGTACTTTTATTTAAAAGTAGATTCCAACGAAAAAAACCAGGAATTTAAAGGTTATTTATTTACGGACGGAAACACACTTCATAGTTTTTTTAATACAACATTTAACATATACATATATGATTCTTTAGGGAAAACTCTTTATCAAAAAAATAATGCCTCAGAAAGGGATAACATTTCTTTGAATAATCTAAAAACAGGGAGCTATTTTATAAAAATTTTTTCTCCAAAAGGGAATTATATTTATCGCCTTTTTCTATCCCCTGATAAAAACCATATCTCTAAACTAAAAAGCAATAGTAGAAATTACATTCAAAAATCTGACTCCATTATTTTCACAAAAGAAAACTATTTCAAAAGAAAACTTTCTTTGTCAGATGATCGTTTTTATAATAAAAGAGGAATAAAACTCTTGAGAAAAAAATATGAAAATTTATATTATTTTGAAGAGTTAATTGATGAAAATGCTTTTGTAATGGTTGCAGATCAACCTTCAAAAACCCATTTAAGCGGAGTAGAATCTTTAAAAGCAATATTCGATAGTAGAAAAAATATAATGTATTACATGAATTCAAAAAAATACAAATTACATTATACTTTTTCTAAAGAACAACTAGAATACAAACATTCTCATGATCAATATATTAAGGAACAATACTCTAATAATTCCAATCGTTATTTATTCCCAATAACTATCAATTATTTTAAAAATTTAAATATTTATACTTTTGAATTTTTCTCTTCTGATGGTGCTAATTGTGAGGACGTATACAGAATATATAATAAAATTTCAGAAAGCTCTTATTTAAAAGACAATCTGTATTTTTATACCACAAATACTTCATGGGAGAATTGTAAAGAAATACCAATAATTGGCGCTAATGAATTATTTGAAGGACAAAATTATCAAGCACTTAATATTGCCGAGGGCTATGGTTATTTGAAAAAAATTGACGTAAAAGATATTTCATCTGTAAATCTTCAAAAACATAATATTGTATTAACAAATGGAATCCCTATTGACATTCCCGTTATTTCTGGAATTATTACTACTGAATTTCAAACTCATCTAAGTCATATTAATGTTTTAAGTTATAACAGAGGTACACCAAACATGACTTTAAGGGATGGTTATAAAGATAAGACTTTAAATGATTTAAATGGAAAATTAGTATATTTAAAAGTAGATACAGATTCTTTCCAAATTAGAAAAGCTACTATTGAAGAAGCTACCGCTTTTTGGAATAAAAATGAACCAAAAAATATAATTACACTAGATAAAGACACCCAAAATTATGGGATTATTGATTTAGAAAATGTTTCAATAAAAGATGTAAATAAAATTGGAGGAAAAGCTGCAAACTTTGCAGAAATCCTTAAAGCTTTTAAAAGGGAAGGCAAAACAGCACCTGTACCAGAAAATTATTTTGCGATTCCATTTTATTACTATGAAGAACACCTTAAAGAAAATGGCATAGATACTTATATTGATACTATTTTAAACCAATCTGAATTCAAAACTAATACCGAATTTAGAAAATCAATGTTGGATAAAATTCGTGATAGTATTAAGAATTCTCCTCTAAATCAAAAACTATTAAGTAATGTATTAAATAAAATGACCTCAGACAGCAGGTTTACTTCATATCGTTTTCGATCTTCAACCAACGCAGAAGACTTAGAAGGGTTTAATGGAGCTGGGCTTTACAGTTCTTCTTCCGGAAAATTAAATCATGATAGGAAAACACCAACCAGAGCAATAAAAAAGGTTTGGGCAAGTTTATGGAATTTTCGTGCCTTTGAAGAAAGAGATTATTTTAAAATAAATCACTTATCTACTGCTATGGGAATTCTAGTTCATCGCTCTTTTCCAGATGAAGACGCAAACGGTGTTGTTATCACAAGAAATATTTTTAACAGAAACCATGCCTTTGTTGTAAATGTTCAATTTAAAGAAATTAGTGTTGTTGACGCAGATCCAGGAATCATACCAGATCAAGTTATTATATATACTTTTTCATCAAACAATAATAAATATACTTTAGAATACAATACTTTTTCTAATGTTATAACAGATACATCAAATCATGTTATGTCGGATGAAGAATTATATAAATTAGGGGATTATCTAACAATAATTAATACTTACTTCTACAGTAGAGTATATAATTGTAATTGTGATTACATTGATTTTGGGTTGGATATAGAATTTAAAGTTGATTCTACAATTGAAAATAGATACTTATACATTAAACAAGCAAGGCCTTACTAG
- the lysS gene encoding lysine--tRNA ligase produces the protein MQLSEQEIVRREKLTKLRALGINPYPADLYPINSNSVKIKQDFAENKQVIIAGRLMAINVQGKASFAQLQDGEGKIQVYFNRDEICTGEDKSKYNDVFKKLLDLGDFIGIEGELFTTKVGEKTVRVKDFTLLSKALKPLPLPKEKDGVIYDAFTDPELRYRQRYADLVVNPHVKEVFIKRTKLFNAMRSFFNDAGYFEVETPVLQPIPGGAAARPFITHHNSLDIPLYMRIANELYLKRLIVGGFDGVYEFSKNFRNEGMDRTHNPEFTAMEIYVSYKDYNWMMDFAEQLLEHCAIAVNGTSEATFGEHKIDFKAPYARVTMADSIKHFTGFDITGKTEDEIRAAAKGMNIPVDDTMGKGKLIDEIFGEKCEGNYIQPTFITDYPKEMSPLCKEHRDNPELTERFELMVCGKEIANAYSELNDPIDQRERFEHQLKLAKKGDDEATEFIDEDFLRALEYGMPPTSGMGIGMDRLIMFLTNNQSIQEVLFFPQMRPEKKALSVELNDEEKALLEIISKVEKIDLSELKTQSGLSNKKWDKTIKGLTKNKLAKVSKTDDGLFVEVI, from the coding sequence ATGCAATTATCAGAACAAGAAATTGTACGTAGAGAAAAACTCACAAAATTACGTGCATTAGGCATTAATCCGTATCCAGCAGATTTGTATCCAATCAATTCAAATTCTGTAAAAATTAAACAGGATTTTGCTGAAAATAAACAGGTAATAATTGCTGGAAGACTAATGGCTATAAATGTACAAGGAAAAGCTTCTTTTGCACAGTTACAAGACGGTGAAGGTAAAATACAAGTGTATTTTAATAGGGATGAAATTTGTACTGGAGAAGACAAATCTAAATACAATGATGTTTTTAAAAAATTACTAGATTTAGGTGATTTTATAGGAATTGAAGGGGAATTATTTACAACCAAGGTTGGCGAAAAAACGGTTAGAGTTAAAGATTTCACCTTATTAAGTAAGGCTTTAAAACCATTGCCTTTACCAAAGGAAAAAGATGGGGTTATTTATGATGCTTTTACAGATCCTGAGTTGCGTTACAGACAACGTTATGCAGATTTAGTGGTAAATCCGCATGTAAAAGAAGTCTTTATAAAAAGAACAAAATTATTTAATGCCATGCGTTCATTTTTTAATGACGCTGGTTATTTTGAAGTTGAAACACCTGTTTTACAACCGATTCCTGGAGGAGCTGCAGCAAGACCATTTATTACACATCATAATTCTTTAGACATTCCATTATACATGAGAATTGCTAACGAATTATATCTTAAAAGATTAATTGTTGGTGGTTTTGATGGTGTGTATGAGTTTTCTAAAAACTTCAGAAATGAAGGAATGGACAGAACGCACAATCCAGAATTTACAGCAATGGAGATCTATGTTTCGTACAAAGATTATAACTGGATGATGGATTTTGCTGAGCAACTTTTAGAGCATTGTGCAATTGCAGTAAATGGAACTTCGGAAGCTACTTTTGGTGAGCATAAAATTGATTTTAAGGCGCCATATGCAAGAGTAACGATGGCAGATTCTATAAAACATTTTACTGGTTTTGATATTACTGGTAAAACAGAAGATGAAATTAGAGCTGCTGCAAAAGGCATGAATATTCCTGTGGATGATACCATGGGGAAAGGAAAATTGATTGATGAAATTTTTGGTGAAAAATGTGAAGGAAATTACATTCAGCCAACATTTATTACAGATTATCCTAAAGAAATGTCTCCGCTTTGTAAAGAACATAGAGACAATCCTGAGTTAACTGAGCGTTTTGAATTAATGGTTTGTGGGAAAGAAATTGCAAATGCATATTCGGAATTAAATGATCCAATTGATCAACGTGAGCGATTTGAGCATCAACTTAAATTAGCTAAAAAAGGTGATGATGAAGCTACCGAATTTATTGATGAAGATTTTTTACGTGCTTTAGAATATGGTATGCCTCCTACTTCTGGTATGGGAATTGGAATGGATAGATTAATTATGTTTTTAACAAATAATCAATCGATACAAGAAGTATTATTCTTTCCGCAAATGCGACCTGAGAAGAAAGCACTTTCTGTTGAATTAAACGATGAAGAAAAAGCGTTATTAGAAATTATTTCTAAAGTAGAAAAAATTGATTTATCAGAATTAAAAACTCAATCTGGTCTGTCTAATAAAAAATGGGACAAAACCATAAAAGGATTAACTAAAAATAAGCTTGCAAAAGTTTCTAAAACTGATGATGGCTTATTTGTAGAGGTTATCTAA
- a CDS encoding DUF456 domain-containing protein gives MDIFLLLLGFVLVILGIIGSFLPVLPGPLTSWFGLLLLHFTKIVPKDWTFLGVTLGIAILIWILDYFIPAIGTKRFGGSKYGVYGTTIGLLVGLFSPIPFGMLIGAFGGALIGELLYDGKDTNRAIKASFGAFLGFLASATIKFSVAAIYFVLFMITFWEYKGQFF, from the coding sequence ATGGATATATTTTTATTACTACTAGGTTTTGTGCTTGTAATTCTCGGAATTATAGGTTCATTTTTACCTGTTTTACCTGGACCCTTAACAAGTTGGTTTGGTTTATTACTATTACATTTTACAAAAATTGTTCCGAAAGATTGGACGTTTTTAGGAGTAACTTTAGGGATTGCTATTTTAATTTGGATACTAGATTACTTTATTCCAGCAATAGGCACAAAAAGATTTGGAGGCAGTAAATATGGTGTCTATGGAACTACAATAGGGTTACTTGTTGGATTGTTCTCTCCTATTCCATTCGGAATGTTAATCGGTGCTTTTGGTGGTGCTTTAATTGGTGAATTACTATATGATGGAAAAGACACAAACCGCGCTATAAAAGCTTCTTTCGGAGCATTTCTAGGATTTTTAGCTTCTGCGACTATAAAATTTTCTGTAGCAGCAATCTATTTTGTTTTATTCATGATTACCTTCTGGGAATACAAAGGACAGTTCTTTTAA